A genomic stretch from Halarchaeum grantii includes:
- a CDS encoding DUF6735 family protein yields MGHRALVAYERPDGQYNLHYSHRGAKHLQLKQVLTLGTPFGEDTSENEWTKRVYECLQTASDTSIPTPGRGESRTPTRVWVEPCAVSVTLEEIRRAYLDYLAHEAFYVVGCDDWQLRVTAYRVFWFGLADVATTARRTPTVGHGALRTVAWRDGDPVNDEYVRGEFDALKAVVGDLLDCGVFASDGEALAYLERLFREWSADADSHVTLRESQ; encoded by the coding sequence ATGGGTCATCGTGCTCTTGTTGCGTACGAACGGCCGGACGGACAGTACAACCTCCACTACTCGCATCGTGGGGCGAAGCATCTCCAGTTGAAGCAGGTACTCACGCTCGGAACGCCATTTGGAGAGGACACAAGCGAAAACGAATGGACGAAACGCGTCTACGAATGCCTGCAGACGGCCTCAGACACGTCGATTCCGACGCCTGGGCGTGGGGAGTCACGGACGCCGACGCGCGTCTGGGTTGAGCCCTGCGCCGTCAGCGTGACGCTCGAAGAGATTCGGCGAGCGTATCTTGACTACCTCGCGCATGAAGCGTTCTACGTCGTGGGCTGTGACGACTGGCAGCTGCGGGTGACGGCGTATCGCGTGTTCTGGTTTGGCTTGGCGGACGTCGCGACGACGGCGCGCCGTACGCCGACCGTCGGCCATGGTGCGTTACGCACGGTTGCGTGGCGCGACGGCGACCCAGTCAATGACGAGTATGTGCGTGGGGAGTTCGACGCGCTCAAAGCCGTCGTCGGCGATCTTCTCGATTGCGGCGTCTTCGCGAGCGACGGCGAGGCACTCGCGTATCTCGAACGACTGTTCCGTGAGTGGAGTGCCGACGCCGACAGCCACGTCACACTACGGGAGTCACAGTAG
- a CDS encoding orc1/cdc6 family replication initiation protein, translating to MPQENSGGDSDGNPHPNSGTPDSAPLFTPDTNVYKNRDAVKDSYSPDKIVGRDDEIEDYMQSLQPVINGEEPDNIFVYGKTGVGKTAVTEYLTNELSQSASHYDIDLSILTISCKGANTSYQTAIRLVNERRSSDEQLSQAGHAEWKVYDALWEELDALGGTILIVLDEIDNIRDDELLYQLSRARSENNITECKLGVIGISNDLTYRDRLNAEVRSSLGEKTVFFPPYDANELRDVLQRRANLAFQDGALAPGVLQLCAAFGAKDSGDARKAITLLRESGDLARNENADQVTEDHVERARETVETEEVVEGIGENLSENEQLTLYALATLTAQSATPARTRRVYERYTQLANAAGREPVSNRRIRDFLAELESMNIVQQQQQSGGTNGNYNEHEIVHDVDDVLRGLTEVLEAVGVHDSVTQHVTFHGGGDGDTFTTGTNTTS from the coding sequence ATGCCTCAAGAAAATTCAGGCGGTGACTCAGACGGAAACCCACACCCAAACTCCGGTACTCCCGACAGCGCACCGCTCTTCACGCCAGACACGAACGTCTACAAGAACCGGGACGCTGTCAAAGACTCATATTCACCGGACAAAATCGTCGGTCGAGACGATGAAATTGAAGACTACATGCAGTCGCTACAACCCGTCATAAACGGTGAAGAACCGGACAACATCTTCGTCTACGGGAAAACTGGTGTCGGGAAAACTGCAGTCACCGAATATCTCACGAACGAACTCTCACAATCAGCCTCCCACTACGATATCGACCTCTCGATTCTCACAATCAGCTGTAAGGGGGCAAATACATCGTACCAGACAGCGATACGTCTCGTCAACGAACGTCGGTCATCCGACGAACAGCTGAGTCAAGCCGGCCACGCCGAGTGGAAGGTCTACGACGCCCTCTGGGAGGAACTCGACGCACTCGGTGGAACGATCCTCATCGTCCTCGACGAGATCGACAATATTCGAGACGACGAACTGCTCTACCAGTTAAGTCGCGCCCGAAGTGAGAACAACATCACAGAGTGCAAGCTCGGCGTCATCGGGATTAGCAACGACCTCACCTATCGGGATCGACTGAACGCCGAAGTCCGCTCGTCCCTCGGTGAGAAGACCGTCTTCTTCCCACCCTACGACGCAAACGAACTCCGAGATGTCCTCCAACGACGCGCCAATCTCGCGTTCCAAGACGGCGCACTCGCACCTGGCGTCCTCCAACTCTGTGCGGCCTTCGGTGCAAAAGATAGCGGTGACGCGCGAAAAGCTATCACACTCCTACGCGAATCTGGCGACCTTGCCAGAAACGAAAACGCGGATCAAGTAACCGAAGACCACGTCGAGCGAGCGCGCGAAACCGTCGAAACCGAAGAAGTCGTCGAGGGAATTGGCGAGAATCTCTCCGAGAACGAGCAGCTAACTCTCTACGCTCTCGCAACTCTCACCGCCCAATCAGCCACACCCGCCCGAACACGCCGAGTATATGAGCGATATACACAGCTTGCGAATGCTGCCGGACGCGAACCAGTAAGCAACCGGCGAATCCGCGACTTCCTCGCTGAACTTGAGTCAATGAACATCGTACAGCAACAACAGCAGAGCGGCGGGACAAACGGCAATTACAACGAACACGAAATCGTCCACGACGTCGACGATGTGCTTCGTGGGCTCACCGAGGTCCTCGAAGCCGTCGGCGTCCATGATTCCGTAACTCAGCACGTCACCTTCCATGGGGGAGGAGACGGCGACACCTTCACAACTGGAACTAACACCACCTCATAA